One segment of Candidatus Kapaibacterium sp. DNA contains the following:
- a CDS encoding Do family serine endopeptidase, with product MKRTLVVSVLMVGIGIFMGVLLVSNLSLGSLNSLFADENTKLGADNPPIKADESAMILNRTFVAVSEAVLPTVVYISVDAEITRGGGSLFERFFGQQPDGHPDIRPEQRRQRGSGSGVIISSNGYIVTNNHVVENATKGGIKVMTYDKKEYTAKVVGTDPLTDLALLKIEVEGLSSVHFGNIDNLKVGELVLAVGNPIGLNHTVTSGIVSATGRGARGRSEPNSIEHYIQTDAAINPGNSGGGLFDINGSLIGINTAIATETGAFMGYGFAIPVDLVKAVVDDLIDDGKINRGYIGVFITNVDELVAKGFGMPKVQGVLVENLVEDGAARSAGVEKGDVILEIEGREVNSPSELQSRIVFHKAGDKVMLTIWRNAEIIKIPVKLKARDEDEVIAGRTNIPDEKEEKENDVVKFDNLGFTVESLTKDIKDEYDVKSGVLVSDVARYGAAAERGLMPKGVITNIDRKPVNSPKELKKILDSKKKGDVIILNVKYPNRSQIVALEVGPS from the coding sequence ATGAAAAGGACTTTAGTAGTCTCAGTCCTGATGGTCGGAATCGGCATCTTCATGGGTGTCTTGCTTGTGTCCAACCTTAGTTTGGGCTCTTTAAACTCGCTTTTTGCAGACGAGAATACAAAATTAGGAGCGGATAATCCACCAATCAAAGCGGACGAATCTGCTATGATTTTAAACAGAACTTTCGTTGCAGTAAGCGAAGCTGTACTGCCAACTGTAGTATATATTAGTGTTGATGCAGAAATTACTCGTGGTGGTGGCAGTTTGTTCGAACGATTTTTTGGACAACAACCCGATGGTCATCCCGATATTCGACCCGAACAACGTCGCCAACGTGGAAGCGGCTCGGGGGTTATCATATCGTCGAACGGTTACATCGTAACAAATAATCACGTTGTAGAAAATGCTACAAAAGGTGGAATAAAAGTAATGACTTACGATAAGAAAGAATATACTGCCAAAGTGGTTGGAACAGACCCATTGACAGACTTGGCTTTACTTAAAATTGAAGTTGAAGGACTAAGCTCGGTTCACTTCGGAAATATCGATAATCTAAAAGTCGGTGAGTTGGTACTTGCAGTCGGCAACCCAATCGGGCTGAATCATACCGTTACAAGCGGCATTGTTAGTGCTACCGGTAGAGGCGCCCGTGGTAGGTCAGAACCAAACAGCATCGAACATTACATTCAAACTGATGCAGCAATTAATCCCGGCAATAGTGGCGGCGGGCTTTTCGACATAAACGGCTCGCTGATTGGAATCAATACAGCCATCGCAACAGAAACCGGTGCTTTCATGGGTTACGGGTTTGCAATTCCGGTTGATTTGGTGAAAGCTGTTGTAGATGATTTGATTGATGACGGAAAAATTAATCGCGGCTATATCGGGGTCTTTATCACAAATGTTGATGAATTGGTTGCCAAAGGATTTGGAATGCCAAAAGTTCAAGGGGTTTTGGTAGAAAATTTAGTCGAAGATGGCGCTGCCAGATCTGCAGGAGTTGAAAAAGGTGACGTAATACTCGAAATCGAAGGCAGAGAAGTCAATTCGCCCTCAGAATTACAAAGCCGTATTGTATTCCACAAAGCAGGCGACAAAGTAATGCTTACAATATGGAGAAACGCCGAAATTATAAAAATCCCCGTCAAACTTAAAGCAAGAGATGAAGATGAAGTAATTGCGGGCAGAACAAATATCCCCGATGAAAAAGAAGAAAAGGAAAATGACGTCGTAAAATTCGATAATCTCGGATTCACTGTAGAATCATTGACAAAAGATATAAAAGACGAATACGATGTCAAAAGCGGAGTATTGGTAAGCGATGTTGCAAGATATGGTGCAGCAGCCGAACGCGGTTTGATGCCAAAAGGAGTAATTACAAATATTGACCGCAAACCTGTAAATTCACCTAAAGAATTGAAAAAGATTTTAGACAGTAAAAAGAAGGGCGACGTAATAATTTTGAACGTTAAGTATCCCAACCGCAGCCAAATCGTAGCTCTCGAAGTCGGACCATCCTAA
- a CDS encoding IPTL-CTERM sorting domain-containing protein, producing MKIIKYILILMLLPMMLSAQTNQTDVFPAGGGQSDNTQYKNFGTIGQPAASTSSNSSYKNKEGFLNAQYLESIILTQPVYNITNNSAISGGSIKLIDDGNDVTQKGVVWSTSAMPTTLDNDGITEQGAGPTSGNSTIFASNLTGMQLGTKYYVRAYMVNSEGTFYGQQRIFTTIPTLGEWGLIALGLLFASFGGWFVMRKMV from the coding sequence ATGAAAATAATAAAGTATATTTTGATTTTGATGCTGCTGCCGATGATGCTTTCTGCTCAAACCAACCAGACAGATGTGTTTCCTGCCGGTGGTGGGCAATCGGATAATACTCAGTACAAGAATTTCGGAACTATTGGTCAACCTGCGGCGAGCACAAGCTCAAATTCTTCCTACAAAAATAAGGAAGGTTTTCTAAATGCCCAGTATCTCGAATCAATAATTTTAACCCAACCGGTTTATAATATCACAAATAATTCGGCAATAAGCGGCGGCTCCATCAAATTAATTGATGATGGCAACGATGTTACCCAAAAAGGCGTCGTTTGGTCAACTTCAGCAATGCCAACAACTTTAGACAACGACGGTATAACGGAACAAGGAGCCGGACCAACATCAGGCAATTCTACGATATTTGCATCAAATTTGACCGGTATGCAATTAGGCACAAAATATTACGTTCGTGCTTACATGGTGAACAGCGAAGGCACATTCTACGGTCAGCAGCGCATCTTCACAACCATACCAACTCTCGGCGAATGGGGCTTAATCGCTCTCGGACTGCTTTTCGCAAGCTTCGGTGGCTGGTTCGTTATGCGTAAAATGGTGTAA
- a CDS encoding metal-dependent transcriptional regulator, which yields MLSQSVQDYLKTIYKLQENTSAVSTTQIAKELDISGASVTGMLKRLAAMKLVDYNSYKGVRLTEDGTKVALEILRHHRLLELYLKESLGFSLAKVHDEACRLEHYVSDEFVERIDDLLGRPEYSPLGNPIPTKEGRIPESSYLPVTDAELNKQYIIKRIADDNHEMVAYFEEVGLIPGVDIMVLSKAHFNGPLTIKYSGKEYIVGNEVGRNIYVDAI from the coding sequence ATGTTAAGTCAATCAGTTCAAGACTACTTGAAAACAATCTATAAGCTGCAGGAAAATACTTCTGCAGTTTCTACCACTCAAATAGCCAAAGAGTTGGATATATCCGGTGCTTCAGTTACCGGCATGTTGAAGCGTTTAGCTGCTATGAAATTAGTGGACTATAACTCATACAAGGGTGTACGTTTGACCGAAGACGGAACCAAAGTTGCTCTTGAAATTTTACGTCACCACAGACTTTTAGAGCTTTACCTTAAAGAATCACTCGGCTTTTCATTAGCAAAAGTTCATGATGAAGCTTGTCGTTTGGAGCATTACGTTTCCGATGAATTCGTTGAGCGTATTGATGATTTGTTAGGTCGCCCCGAATACAGCCCATTAGGCAATCCTATTCCGACTAAGGAAGGCAGGATTCCCGAAAGCAGCTATTTGCCGGTGACAGATGCTGAACTCAACAAGCAATACATAATCAAGCGAATTGCCGATGACAATCATGAAATGGTTGCCTATTTTGAGGAAGTCGGATTGATTCCGGGCGTTGATATTATGGTGCTATCCAAAGCTCATTTCAACGGTCCTCTCACGATTAAGTACAGCGGTAAAGAATACATCGTTGGCAACGAAGTGGGTAGAAACATCTACGTTGACGCCATATAA
- a CDS encoding M28 family peptidase: MKIFIIFFLLSFVSLHSQEFRKHILFLTADSLNGRYPATEGEQIAADYIISELLKSNCEIYIQKFPFEKSKATNILGIFDRQADSTIIISAHYDHLGNGSNKSREIVRKGIHPGADDNASGVSLILELSKQISKNKKLKYNYIIAAWSGHEAGLLGSEFFTRSGFYRSLKVAAVINIDMIGRLNLTNPTLRVSGAIKNLKFSEILNEYDDKFISFRFDDENIMKSDLKYFAIDGVDVLNLTTGIHDDYHKLSDTESKINYDGIYRILNLVNYLIDKI; this comes from the coding sequence ATGAAAATTTTTATCATATTTTTCTTATTATCATTTGTCAGTCTTCATTCGCAAGAATTTAGAAAGCATATTCTATTCCTAACAGCAGATTCATTAAATGGTAGGTACCCAGCAACTGAAGGAGAGCAAATTGCAGCAGATTATATTATCAGTGAACTTTTGAAATCCAATTGCGAAATTTATATTCAAAAATTTCCATTCGAGAAGAGCAAAGCCACGAATATTCTTGGAATTTTTGATAGGCAAGCTGATAGCACCATAATTATTAGTGCACATTACGATCACCTCGGCAATGGTTCTAATAAATCCCGCGAGATTGTTCGTAAAGGAATTCATCCTGGGGCTGATGATAATGCGTCTGGAGTTTCATTGATTCTTGAGTTATCAAAGCAAATAAGCAAGAATAAGAAATTAAAATACAATTATATTATTGCTGCTTGGTCTGGACACGAAGCTGGTTTATTAGGCTCGGAATTTTTTACTCGAAGTGGATTTTATCGTTCATTGAAAGTTGCTGCTGTTATAAATATTGATATGATAGGAAGATTAAATCTTACAAACCCGACTTTAAGAGTTAGTGGTGCGATAAAGAATTTAAAATTCTCTGAAATATTGAATGAATATGATGATAAATTTATATCATTTAGGTTTGATGATGAAAATATCATGAAGTCGGATTTAAAATACTTTGCTATAGATGGTGTAGATGTTTTGAACTTAACTACCGGTATTCATGATGATTATCACAAATTAAGTGATACCGAAAGTAAGATTAATTATGATGGAATTTATAGAATTTTAAATCTTGTGAATTATTTGATTGACAAAATTTAA
- a CDS encoding PepSY domain-containing protein, with amino-acid sequence MKRLYRISKFLHKYSSLALIVFLIWMSISGILMNHPELISGLSIPYKYLPDNYSAHNWARSTLNNVQFSNDDQKLAYIGGFEGVWKTTDAGLNFSSLNVEGLPDSRYYRRVKSMMLTNFDGNELLLAGTYGGLYFYEKSINKWTNIELGGSNPRIAKILSYKDSIAVFSESNAFVSHASLPLNFQQSDLIRFDDDNKLTMVEFMFSLHTGELWGLPGKLLFDVAGLILLFLAISGFFLWITPKKSVFKLKMLEKYRKSRWTLYKFFTKYHLKLGIYSALILFIFGLTGFFMRPPMIAMIFGSDIDKSWIIGMDKSNPWNHRIRNAMYDEKRDKFIIDTKDGYWVSDRGLRGFYTKQAPPAPIFAMGATVFETDYAGNHLLGSFAGLFKVNYEGKIVDVSTGKPPYNVTALRPGTNLVTGYFKTPEGEEYIATHFAGLIPANKKAAESDKFLMPEHILNTAELPFWNFLFELHNGRIFQAILGPYHMLLIPLASLVFMILIITGVFDWFYRR; translated from the coding sequence ATGAAAAGATTATATAGAATATCGAAGTTTTTACATAAATATTCCAGCTTGGCGCTGATTGTGTTCCTTATTTGGATGAGCATCTCAGGAATTTTGATGAATCATCCCGAGCTTATAAGCGGACTATCTATTCCTTATAAGTATTTGCCAGATAATTATAGTGCCCACAATTGGGCAAGAAGCACTTTGAACAATGTTCAATTCTCAAATGACGACCAAAAGCTCGCTTATATCGGTGGTTTTGAGGGAGTTTGGAAAACTACGGATGCCGGATTGAATTTTTCGAGCCTCAATGTAGAAGGTTTACCGGATTCGAGATATTACAGACGCGTCAAATCCATGATGCTCACAAACTTTGACGGGAATGAGTTGCTTTTGGCGGGTACATATGGCGGATTGTACTTTTACGAAAAGAGCATTAATAAATGGACAAATATCGAACTTGGCGGCAGCAATCCGAGAATTGCAAAAATACTTAGTTATAAGGATAGCATTGCGGTTTTTAGCGAATCGAATGCCTTCGTTAGCCATGCGTCATTGCCTTTGAATTTTCAGCAGAGCGATTTGATAAGGTTTGATGATGACAATAAACTGACAATGGTCGAATTCATGTTCAGCCTCCATACGGGCGAGCTTTGGGGATTACCGGGCAAGCTGCTGTTCGATGTTGCAGGCTTGATATTATTATTCCTCGCGATAAGTGGATTTTTCTTATGGATTACTCCCAAAAAGAGCGTATTTAAGCTCAAAATGCTTGAAAAATATCGTAAATCTCGATGGACGCTGTATAAATTTTTCACAAAGTATCATCTGAAACTTGGCATTTATTCAGCGCTAATTCTCTTCATTTTCGGTTTGACAGGCTTTTTTATGCGTCCTCCGATGATTGCGATGATTTTTGGGAGTGATATTGATAAATCTTGGATAATCGGGATGGATAAATCTAATCCCTGGAATCATAGAATTCGCAACGCAATGTACGATGAGAAGCGAGATAAATTCATTATTGACACGAAAGACGGCTATTGGGTTTCTGACAGAGGCTTACGGGGATTTTACACAAAGCAAGCACCTCCGGCGCCAATATTTGCGATGGGTGCTACTGTTTTTGAAACAGATTATGCCGGAAATCATTTGCTTGGTTCATTTGCAGGACTTTTCAAAGTTAATTACGAAGGTAAAATCGTTGATGTATCAACAGGAAAGCCGCCTTATAACGTAACTGCGCTCCGACCGGGTACTAATCTTGTTACCGGATATTTCAAAACTCCTGAAGGTGAAGAATATATTGCAACGCATTTTGCCGGATTGATTCCTGCTAACAAAAAGGCTGCTGAGAGCGATAAATTTCTAATGCCGGAGCATATTTTGAATACGGCTGAACTACCATTTTGGAATTTTTTGTTTGAATTGCATAATGGCAGAATTTTCCAAGCAATTCTGGGTCCATATCATATGCTGTTGATACCTTTAGCGTCGTTAGTCTTTATGATATTAATAATTACGGGAGTATTTGATTGGTTTTATCGCCGTTAA
- a CDS encoding extracellular solute-binding protein: protein MKKLLIIILSLVVISCSEKKEQPGETGKLVFWHFWSEPNHRKVLKEIINGFEQEYDCKVETVELSWSDGKTKLFAAFNSSTAPDVLELGSDWVAQFSSAGVLEKLTDEEANLSQYVEFSTAPSLWKDSIYALPWIVDTRVLYVNKALLHQAGIEDTKVTNTKQLLENAEKVNAIEGVYGYGATGSGSHMIYKKVVSLFWTYGGTILDSSGKPVINSAQNIKALESYVRLSQNGLIETQRQLDSRFAEGKLGYWVSGGWLLEKIKNENPTLNFEVQLVPGVNDSLGISFAGGEYLAISKSSQNRELSLKFIKYMTSGENAIKFSSKIIEAGFPADKNYYRDDFYQSQPNRLVFANQLNHALMTPVHPKWLDIEAIIEEAAVEALYGKKTAKESLDDAQAKLLLIFK, encoded by the coding sequence ATGAAAAAGTTACTTATTATCATTTTGTCTCTTGTAGTAATATCGTGCTCCGAAAAAAAAGAACAGCCCGGAGAAACAGGAAAATTAGTCTTTTGGCACTTCTGGAGCGAACCAAACCACCGGAAAGTTCTGAAGGAAATCATAAACGGATTCGAGCAAGAATACGATTGCAAGGTCGAAACTGTCGAGCTTAGTTGGTCTGACGGCAAAACTAAATTGTTTGCGGCGTTCAATTCCTCTACTGCTCCCGATGTTTTGGAACTTGGCTCCGATTGGGTTGCACAATTTTCATCGGCGGGCGTTCTCGAAAAATTGACAGATGAGGAAGCAAATCTCAGTCAATATGTTGAATTTTCGACTGCACCATCATTGTGGAAAGACAGCATTTATGCCTTACCCTGGATAGTTGATACAAGGGTGCTGTATGTCAACAAGGCTTTGTTGCATCAAGCAGGTATTGAAGATACGAAAGTTACCAACACAAAGCAATTGCTTGAAAATGCCGAAAAAGTAAATGCTATAGAAGGAGTCTATGGTTACGGGGCAACCGGTTCGGGCTCGCACATGATTTACAAAAAAGTCGTATCATTATTTTGGACTTATGGCGGTACAATTTTGGATTCGTCAGGCAAACCAGTCATCAATTCTGCCCAAAATATCAAAGCTCTCGAATCATACGTTCGACTTTCTCAAAATGGCTTAATAGAAACACAGCGTCAATTGGATTCACGATTCGCCGAAGGTAAACTCGGATATTGGGTTTCCGGAGGTTGGCTCTTGGAAAAAATTAAGAACGAGAATCCTACGCTCAATTTTGAAGTTCAGTTGGTCCCGGGAGTAAATGACAGTCTCGGAATATCTTTTGCAGGTGGAGAATACCTTGCTATCAGCAAGTCAAGTCAAAATCGCGAACTGTCCTTGAAATTTATCAAATATATGACTTCGGGCGAAAATGCCATCAAATTCAGTAGTAAGATTATCGAAGCAGGATTTCCTGCAGATAAAAATTATTACAGAGACGATTTTTACCAAAGTCAGCCAAATAGATTGGTCTTCGCAAATCAGCTTAATCATGCTTTGATGACACCGGTTCACCCGAAATGGTTAGATATCGAAGCAATAATTGAGGAAGCTGCAGTCGAAGCTCTATATGGAAAGAAAACTGCCAAGGAATCTTTGGATGATGCACAAGCAAAGTTATTGTTAATTTTTAAATAA
- a CDS encoding glycosyltransferase family 39 protein, producing the protein MKSIWHIVICIIIIIPVIYFPYSGDLWIYVTGGQVIAEGGKIFKDFVDLKPPFLFMIFSVIYSIFGNSDINIRLAEFFIQSGIIVSLYYLMRKVFDSANLAFYGTFFYALSYGALTHSNTFQTESFLPLFILPIIYLRIKNQSNLNLFLQGLFIGLSGGLKYTFIAIYPAMFLADLFAKKQAKIFIREQLIILLGVVIGFGLTFVLLLDSEVRTGFWEVQNFTYLYAQLPEVNFALFKFAHEKVTYFFGNHLSMLFVSVIIIGLFNIFSKSNNYKDQKQIIFLLLSIALFLLLTVFIEKKFAPYHFTRIFIPLSFIFSIGTNELIKILKYKFNNITIPKIIVILIIIPFVIFFSPLPRYMTVLTPIPHYYLNKDKYLEHYNKPETHSVLHKEMKNIAQYVKNSEYYNENDKIMVMSLGSQTLNYYLDNKDISKFPLPLFPLSGVSDKWLKEYIIEIDNSDFLIIQTDDSHPIVSGYIEPTIDKINMNTQISNILHNDFHMIYQDDYFVIFKRN; encoded by the coding sequence ATGAAATCAATTTGGCATATTGTAATTTGTATTATAATTATTATCCCTGTTATTTATTTTCCATATTCGGGTGATTTGTGGATTTATGTCACCGGTGGTCAAGTAATTGCCGAAGGTGGCAAAATATTTAAAGATTTTGTGGACTTGAAGCCGCCCTTCCTATTTATGATATTTTCTGTTATTTATTCGATTTTTGGTAATTCCGATATTAACATACGTTTGGCAGAATTTTTTATCCAATCCGGAATAATTGTATCATTATATTACTTAATGCGAAAAGTATTTGATTCGGCTAATTTAGCTTTTTATGGCACATTTTTTTACGCTCTTTCATATGGTGCACTGACCCATTCAAACACATTTCAAACTGAATCATTTTTGCCACTTTTCATATTACCAATTATATATTTGCGAATTAAAAATCAAAGCAATCTTAATCTTTTCCTCCAAGGTCTATTTATTGGACTATCGGGAGGATTGAAATATACGTTTATTGCAATTTATCCTGCAATGTTTCTTGCAGATTTATTTGCCAAAAAGCAAGCAAAAATTTTCATTCGTGAGCAATTAATCATTCTTTTAGGTGTTGTTATCGGATTCGGGCTGACTTTTGTTTTATTATTGGATTCTGAAGTCAGGACAGGATTTTGGGAAGTTCAGAATTTTACTTATTTATACGCACAGCTACCTGAAGTAAATTTTGCATTATTCAAGTTTGCACACGAGAAAGTAACTTATTTTTTCGGGAATCATTTATCTATGCTGTTTGTATCAGTTATCATTATAGGTCTATTTAACATATTCAGCAAAAGTAATAACTATAAAGATCAAAAACAGATAATCTTTCTTTTATTATCAATAGCTCTATTCCTATTATTAACTGTTTTTATCGAGAAAAAATTTGCTCCTTATCACTTCACCAGAATATTCATCCCCTTATCATTCATTTTTTCTATCGGAACAAATGAATTAATAAAAATATTAAAATATAAATTTAATAATATCACTATCCCCAAAATCATAGTAATACTTATTATAATTCCTTTTGTCATCTTTTTTTCGCCTCTTCCGCGTTATATGACTGTACTGACTCCAATACCGCATTACTACTTGAATAAAGATAAATATCTCGAACATTATAATAAACCGGAAACTCATTCAGTACTTCATAAAGAAATGAAGAATATTGCCCAATATGTTAAGAATTCTGAATATTATAATGAGAATGATAAAATCATGGTTATGAGTTTGGGAAGTCAGACATTGAATTATTATTTAGACAACAAAGATATTTCAAAATTCCCATTGCCATTATTTCCATTATCCGGTGTAAGTGATAAGTGGCTCAAGGAATACATTATCGAAATTGATAATTCAGACTTTTTAATCATTCAAACTGATGATTCGCACCCAATTGTAAGTGGATATATTGAGCCTACTATCGACAAAATTAATATGAATACTCAAATATCGAATATTTTGCACAATGATTTTCACATGATATATCAAGACGACTATTTTGTAATTTTCAAAAGAAATTAA
- the feoB gene encoding ferrous iron transport protein B, with the protein MPHTKTIAIVGQPNAGKSTLFNVLSDLKTSTSNFAGTSVQMSESLINIYGDYFKIVDLPGTYSLNYSDNAEKVTYDYLLNEKVDLIINVMDASLFVRSLEMTVEIMELGIPMVVALNMMDEAKFSGLEINQEILADELKIPIVPISAIYGKGVKALTTKCYEVLRKSEINFSRFPYTQHMEKHVHRISAEIQNRSSKSYRVSDVFLAIKAIENPELLPLELQSSLSTALKVVETEIKLEHNVDTYEAISYERHHLSMKIAEKASRFTPKDKLNFIDRLDRFIMNPKYGFLSLPIFFGLMFVTIFYVGNFLTELIEPAFDFIGSLYSPLKEWNMFAWFTVDGIVQGITGAIGIVLPYFLPLVFLTAFFEDTGYLARLAFLIDNTIHRIGLHGKSVAAFILGVGCTVPAIYATRILESRRDRILTGILVPFVPCSARIAVIFALTAAFAGPVWAIVIFLYVILVIAVNGKLISLFLKKPIGLILEIPVLRMPQISMTFRKTWYKIIEFLKEALPFLILGSIFLGWIEYFDIAMYVDLLFAPILEYVLNLPEELGSTLVFGFFRKELILVMVNQALGVESLELLPLTTAQVMTFIAFVTFYFPCFTTFVVIWKEFGAKVATGSAVLSILVAIGSALIFRFLFYVIEYFI; encoded by the coding sequence ATGCCCCACACTAAAACTATAGCGATTGTCGGGCAACCAAACGCAGGGAAAAGCACTTTATTCAACGTACTTTCAGATTTGAAGACCTCTACTTCAAATTTTGCGGGTACTTCGGTTCAAATGTCCGAATCCTTGATTAATATCTATGGAGATTACTTCAAAATAGTTGATTTGCCCGGTACTTATTCGCTGAACTATTCCGATAACGCCGAAAAAGTGACTTATGATTACCTGCTTAATGAAAAGGTTGACCTAATCATAAATGTGATGGATGCATCGCTATTTGTTCGGAGCTTGGAAATGACCGTCGAGATAATGGAATTAGGCATTCCGATGGTGGTGGCTCTCAATATGATGGACGAAGCTAAGTTCAGCGGTTTGGAAATAAACCAAGAAATTTTGGCTGATGAACTCAAAATTCCAATCGTACCGATTTCGGCAATTTATGGCAAAGGGGTAAAAGCACTCACGACAAAATGCTATGAAGTACTCCGAAAAAGTGAAATAAATTTTTCGCGATTTCCATATACTCAGCATATGGAGAAACACGTACATCGAATCAGTGCGGAAATTCAAAATCGAAGCTCAAAATCGTATAGGGTTTCTGATGTGTTCTTGGCTATCAAAGCCATCGAAAATCCTGAACTATTGCCCTTAGAATTGCAATCATCTCTTAGTACAGCTTTGAAAGTAGTCGAAACTGAAATCAAACTCGAGCACAATGTTGATACTTACGAAGCTATCTCGTACGAACGACATCATTTATCAATGAAAATTGCCGAAAAAGCATCACGATTTACGCCTAAAGATAAACTGAACTTCATAGATAGACTTGATAGATTCATCATGAATCCGAAATATGGATTCTTGTCATTACCAATATTTTTCGGGCTGATGTTTGTAACGATATTTTACGTAGGGAATTTCCTAACAGAACTGATAGAACCTGCATTTGACTTCATAGGGAGCTTGTATTCGCCACTGAAAGAATGGAATATGTTCGCCTGGTTTACAGTAGATGGGATTGTTCAGGGGATTACGGGTGCAATCGGGATAGTATTGCCCTATTTCCTGCCGCTCGTGTTCCTCACTGCATTTTTCGAGGATACAGGCTATTTGGCTCGTTTAGCATTTTTAATCGACAACACAATCCACCGAATCGGCTTGCACGGCAAATCAGTAGCGGCATTTATTTTGGGAGTCGGTTGCACTGTACCTGCAATTTATGCGACACGCATACTCGAATCACGACGAGACAGGATTTTGACTGGGATATTAGTACCATTTGTGCCATGTTCGGCAAGGATTGCCGTAATATTTGCACTCACAGCCGCATTTGCAGGACCAGTTTGGGCAATTGTAATATTTTTGTATGTGATTTTAGTAATCGCAGTCAACGGCAAATTGATTTCATTATTCTTAAAGAAGCCGATTGGGCTGATTTTGGAAATTCCGGTACTTAGAATGCCGCAAATATCTATGACTTTTCGCAAGACTTGGTATAAAATCATCGAATTTCTCAAGGAAGCATTGCCGTTTTTGATACTTGGCAGCATATTTTTGGGATGGATAGAATATTTTGATATAGCTATGTATGTAGATTTGCTTTTCGCACCTATACTCGAGTATGTATTGAATTTACCTGAAGAATTGGGTTCTACATTAGTGTTTGGGTTCTTTCGCAAAGAGCTGATTTTGGTCATGGTCAACCAAGCATTAGGAGTAGAAAGTTTGGAACTTTTGCCGTTGACGACAGCTCAAGTTATGACATTCATTGCCTTTGTAACTTTCTATTTTCCGTGTTTCACAACTTTTGTAGTCATCTGGAAGGAGTTTGGAGCAAAGGTAGCAACAGGTTCGGCGGTTTTAAGTATTTTGGTTGCAATCGGTTCCGCACTTATTTTTAGATTTTTATTTTATGTAATTGAATATTTTATTTAG